From the Eleutherodactylus coqui strain aEleCoq1 chromosome 9, aEleCoq1.hap1, whole genome shotgun sequence genome, the window ATGCTGGACAGGGAGAGGCCAGGATAGGGGAGTATTCAGTTTAgttcattttaagcccttttagagaagggaagaaaaaaaaaaaagttttcccctggaaaactccttttaaattttctaacttttttatttagtgTATGTAAACCCTATCTGGCCAGTTTCTACCACCTAAATAAGTTGTCAAAAATCTGTCTGAATCGCTCTGATGTGCAAAACCATTTCCGAGTTATTCTTTGATAATGTGGCGCGTGCCATATTTCTAGAATCTGGTCATTGTGgcccaaacaggcttggtcactcaGGGGTTAAAGTATGCCCAATGCTTTCTCTGACTGTAGCCCCCAGATTATCGTACAAGGTTTCTAATAGCTGGTATTGCCAACTTGTTATGAACAGGTGCCATTGTCATGGAAAAACCCAATGTGAAATGGAATGATGTTGCTGGATTGGAAGGCGCCAAAGAAGCCCTGAAAGAAGCCGTCATTTTGCCAATAAAATTCCCTCACCTGTTTACAGGTAAACGGATCCTTTTTAGACACTTGCTTACACCACAGCCTCTTCCTTTCATGCCATTTCCAGTTGAAGCTCCTCCTAAGAGGTTTATAGTTGAGCTCTACTTGTTCATGGCTAGTGTGTTGGGTTAGATGGCTAGTGGCCAACATatgactgcatacagatataatgcTGCAAACATTACTATTACGCTGTATGGGAAAGGGTATAAGATATGAAGCTGAACTGTTGTCTAAATGTCTTCCTAGTTGTGGATTTACAGCAACACTCGTCAGTTCTCTCCATATCCTCCATggcagcaggatctcctctccatGTTCTGTGTATGGGAGACATAACTGCCCTCTGCCCACTCTGGGGCGGAGCGCAGGGAAAATTAGGAATTGTTGGTAGAGCCTCTAGCTGGAGAAAGGCAGTAAAAGATGCAGGCTACAGGTTATATAGTGTGAATCCTCATGTGCATACAAAACCGCTCGGCTGGAAATTTCACCCAAAATGATAggaatgctttaaccctttccaatccactgtctgacctctgaagacattatgatttaaggcagtacagctccgatgttggaagacatccatctgggttctcttactgtatattgccagcctcttcgctgttggaacctatccaacgtgtcacctcatgcagtactggctttagccagcagatagcactgttgtataacagcagaaaaagagtaagccccccccccccccccccctaggaaaaccaggatacaaattggaaaggtttaaaggggttttgtcattacaacaaacTCCGTCCACCCACTGGGCCCGGCctaagaaaaaaagggaaggcaTGCTCTCCTCTCCTGGAGCCACTGACACAGCCGACACCATTATTGGTGGCGACTTCAAGGTAGACGGCCTAGTGGAAGTCAGGTGGCAACTGtcgtctctgattggctgtagtggaCACCTGACCTCCGCTGGGGCATGTATCTGGAAGTTGGCGCTGATACTGGTGGCGGCTCTTGGCTGCACCTCGGGGCTCCAGGAGAGGAGAGTAtgccctccctttttttcttggGCCAGGCCCAGCAGGTGGACAGGGCTTTGTTCTAATGACATACCAAcccttaaaaaggggttttatgtGCAGCTTAAATCTCAACCTTCAGATTTTGCTACAATATTGCTGTAGATTTTATCCTTATACATTGAAAGGAGTAAACAGCACGGCAGAATGTGACACGCCGCCAACTGTAAAGTCTGCAGTTTGGGTCAATTTCTGTGGAAAAAATCTACAGTATGTGAATGAGATTTGGTCAGATCCCTGTGGTTGCAGCTGTAATCCACTGTAGATTTTCCACACGCAAATCCACAGATCTGTTGGATTTCTGCTATGTGTGTGTTTTCCCTAATTGGGGAATCAAGCCGCCAATAAGAAACCATGGGCGTctacacatgcagattttttttttttccctaataccgcatgcggaaaacaaaaagCAACATGGTTTGGTTCCCACACGGacttcttccattgaagtcaatggaagctgtccaatccgtgGCCCTTCtgaaattgacattgcagatgggccgtggattctgcaggaaagcaggggcTTGGGAAAAAAACCCTGTTCTGCACATGTGCACCGActagcgcttccgcacacatccgccgtACAGGAAAATTGAATCCCGCATTCtgaatccgacctgcccatggacatgaggcctaagagtagtAAAAATAATGCAGCAGACTTCTCTATCCTTTAACCCATCCGAAAACAAGTAGTGAAATGGTGGAAGTGTCAGCAGATCCTTACTTTGTTCTTGCATCTTCTCTAGGCAAGAGAACCCCCTGGCGAGGAATACTTCTTTTTGGACCTCCAGGAACGGGGAAGTCCTACTTGGCTAAGGCTGTGGCTACAGAGGCCAACAACTCCACCTTCTTCTCAATATCTTCCTCAGACCTGGTTTCCAAGTGGTTGGGAGAAAGTGAGAAGTGAGTAAACCTGAGtcgtgttcctttttttttctcctttttgttctttcagttttttttacgaAGATGTTGTAGTTTTGCTTCAGTTATAAAAATCTTGGAAAAGAAGCGGCACAAACCCCATGAAAGTACCGCAGACACTCCTGTTTGCACTCCCCACGGCTGCAGGACTTGCTTTATACTATTTACGGGTGTTTAAAGACTGCTGAATAAACCATATTTGTATCACAGGCTGGTGAAGAACTTATTTCAGCTCGCCAGGGAACACAAGCCTTCCATCATCTTTATTGATGAAGTGGATTCTCTGTGTGGCTCAAGAAGTGAGAATGAGAGCGAGGCTGCAAGGAGGATTAAGACGGAATTCTTGGTCCAAATGCAAGGCAGGAGACGTTCCTCAACCTTCTCATCTGTCTAGATGCAATTTAATCAAGTCTTTGCCTaatcttttattttatgtttttaggTGTTGGAGTTGATAATGAGGGTATTTTAGTACTTGGAGCCACAAATATACCTTGGGTGCTAGATTCGGCAATCAGGAGACGGTATGTTTTCTTTCTGGCAACTTTACTATATACTtggttttagggctcatgtccacgggcaaaatatgatttaggatccgcagcggatctcccgcacgcggatccgcaccccatagggatgcattgaccacccgcgggtagataaatacccgcggatcgtcaataaaagggattttaaaaaaatggagcatgaaaaaatctggaccatgctccattttcgtgcgggtctcccgcggggtcggctcccgcgggcttctattgaagcctatggaagccgtgcgGATCCGCGGGTGACCTTAAATAGGAATTTcaaagaattactcacccggagcgggcgctgaaggtcttctcttcctcacggccgcatctcccttgcttcggctcggcggatgtgcccggcgcatgcgcgcggcacgtcgacaatgtgccggcgacgtgccgccggcgtgaggtattcatccgccggccgaaaatgaagatccggccgtgaggaagagcagagcgtccccgcccgctacggataggtaaatgcttttaaattgctattttcagcgcccatgtccgcggggcaggagggacccgctgcagattctccatggagaatctgcagcggatctgattttccccgtggacatgaggcctaaatttgTTTTTGAGATacactggatggcagcattccttctaacaagtcttaacaatgattggtaataggaaaccaagccagagaaCCATACACAAAccgctgtttcggggtgatttcccctcatcagtgtgcagcgggcttctggcttagtttgtgagaggcctatgatgtgggtgggGAGGGGTctcatgtctccttaaggagagcacccaaaaagtgtgtggagacaggGGGGAAGTGAGTgggggggatggtatagtctctccccgaggagagcacccaaaaggggtgtggggacacctaaaaggtggtgctgcagatgtatttttttccatcttccttatttgcataaattacctagAGGTCCTAgcatggccgtataagtctccttactcactttCTCAGTGTCCCCACAACCCTTTTGGATGCTCTCTTTGGGAAGAGACTATACCATCGCCCCTGACtcgctcaccttctaggtgtcttcacacactttttgggaGTTCTGACCCATATCTATTGTGGGCACCTCATGGAAGATGGACTTGCAGAAACCAAAGCCCGGTTATGCTAATGCTAGCAACTGAAGCCAGTAAGTGACAATGTGATGTGCACCATCAGAACTGGGGACCTGGGGTGTagacttaaagggattctctGGTGGTCACTTTTTAACATCCATACAgagatccagactttgttcaCTCCAAAGAGGTAGAAGGAGAGGAACACAGACAGAAATATCATAAACCAACCTGAGATGTCAACTAACTCTAGCTTTCCAAAAAGAGCGGAATCGGTATAAATTTTCAAAGAATTTCCCCAGCAAAAAATCCCTCTGCTGGAAAAATGTTCTCGCtacagtcatgagaaagtccCCAAACTGCcgtactgtatgtaatgtctgactgTTATCTGTACACTTACTgcgctgcagaatatgctggtgccatataaagattatcattattgGGCTGAGGTGATGCAAGGGGGCTGATTTGTTCAGGACCTACAGCTTTAGTGAAGCAGGGCAGGTAGTTGCAGTTAAGTTGTTAAACCATTAGCTTCACATGCATGACCTTGATAACTTTGCTTCTTATCCCCTTAACGACCGCTCATATGTCTTTTGACTACAGCCTTTAAGGAGTTTATTACTATTCTATTATATGATGGCGCTGCCTTAGTCCGGCGTGGATGACAGCCAGGCACTTGCTCTAACACCGGGGACCGAAGAAACTTCGGATCCCCAGTGTTTAACCCTTCACATGTAAAAGACTGGTAAAGGGATGGGGATCCCTATGTCACTCATCGATCTCTTGCAGAGTCCTGATGGGTTGCTGTGGCCCacagaggcttaaaggggttgtctcgcgaaagcaagtggggttatgcactttgtaatatacatcgtgcattaattatgagccatacagaagttattcacttacctgctccgttgctggcgtccccgtctccatggctccgtctaatttcactggcttcttgcttttttagacgcgcttgcgcagtccgtgcttctggctggtgaatggggccgctcgtgccggagagctggtcaccgcgtcgtcatcgtagctccgccccgtcacgtgtgccgattccagccaatcaggaggctggaatcggcaatggaatgcacagagcccatgttgcaccatgggagaagacccgcggtgcaccatgggataagcccgcagtgcatccctgggaaaggaccggcggccatcttagggagaagatttttataactcctcatttcgtcggatcggtgagtagcaagcggtttaaaaaccgctttaatttgctattttatgccaggggggtgacgggggaatggggtaaggtaaaattttgatgcttgccgcgagacaacccctttaaatcctagcCCCGGCTCCGTcagctacagtggcctatgaggTGCTGAAGTTTTAGCCGAACACGAGAGTCCTGTTTTGGGAAGAGCTGGGACTCTGCTGACAGTCTGCCTCCTGCTCCACCGGCCAGGATCGGAACACCTTATATGCTGCGACCAGAGggggagtttttaaaaaatgtacaatttttcaAACTTGTAAATGGGGTGGGGCGCGACGGAATACTcattatttgtttttgttttttcctttttatcacTGCATCCTGATGACCTGAACTATgacaaactaaagaaaaaaaaatttcataaacCATGCCAGAACTGCTGTTTTTCTGTTTGTCTGCCTCatggaaaaacacaataaaaagcaatgaacaagttgcatgtaccccaaaatggtagcaatgaaAACTACCaattgtcctgcaaaaacaaatatttttataCCTGCCAaccgaaaaataaagttatggattTTGTAATTTAGCAAAAGAGAAACaacgtgtagttttttttttaaagtgttttataaagttaaaggggttgtctcgcggcagcaagtggggttatacacttctgtatggccatattaatgcactttgtaatatacatcgtgcattaaatatgagccatacagaagttattcacttacctgctccgttgctagcgtccccgtcgccatggtgccgtctaacttcggtgtcttcttgattttttagacgcgcttgcgcagatggatcttctcccttcggctggtctcggaagcatcggcgtttggctccgcccccttgtacgcgtcatcgcgtagctccgccccatgacgtgtgtcggttccagcctcctgattggctggaatcagcacgtgacggggcggagctacgcgatgtaCTTACCAGCACCACCTGGTAAGTACACTTATCTGCAGCACcaccttttaggtgtccccacaccccttttgggtgctctcctcggggagagactataccatccccccactcacttaccacatcttctccccaccgatcttctcccgactcttccagccggCTGGATCCACGTCTTCCAATTGCAAAGGCACACTCAAGAGTGGTGTATAATGGGGTCTGACcaagtagttgtttttttttttctttaaatgacaaaacccctgtaAACAAACGGTTCATTACCCGTACCCAGAGCGGTAGCATAACAGAAAAAATTTAACTTCATCCCAAAACAAAGTTCTCACATGGCTGTCGGCAAATGAATTAAAGTTAAGGCTCTTAAGATTTCCGATGattgcttggtcattaaggtgcaaaatagGTTTAAAGTAGGTGAAACCTGACCAAATGCATCCCGATCAGTGTAACGAATGTCTAATAATTGGCTACATCCAGAGAGAAGCGGCTGCATTTTGTGTTGTAAGCTGCTAAATATATGAAATATTGAATGCATGTAGAAtttggaaaatgtatttttatctTCCTACAGATTTGAGAAGCGAATTTACATTCCTCTACCAGAAGAACACGCCCGGACTGATATGTTTAGGCTCCATCTTGGAACAACTCCGCACAGTCTATCAGACGCAGATTTCCGAGAGCTTGGAAAAAGAACAAATGGATATTCTGGCGCAGATATCAGCATCATTGTACGTGACGCCTTAATGCAGCCGGTCAGAAAAGTGCAGTCTGCCACCCACTTTAAGaaggtatttttttcttttgatacAGAGTCTTAATTTTGACATTGCTGTTAGTGTTTCACTATTGCCCCCCTTTCAACTATGCAACTTCCAGTAGGTGAATATGGGGCTGAGAAATCAATCTCTCGCTAGCCGCAGTAACTGAAGAGTGTGCACACATGAGTGGTGTATAATGGGGTCTGACCCAAGatgggcaccccccccccctctgttgtTCTGTAGTGGGGTGTTGTCTACCAACCAAAATATAAACTAACAAGTAGCAGATAAATAAGACATGCATGAATTATTGTAGAAAATGAAGATTTCAGTTTGGTTAATGGTTTTTCTTAGCATGCCTTACTGCACATGTCCGCCGCTGACGATGAACCATTTCGAGGCTACGTTCTCAGAAGAGCACACCAAAACAGAAATCCAAAGTTGCTACAGAAAGTCAATTAGCCCTGAGTAGCTGCAAAACCTCAGGAATTGTTTTTAACTCTTCGTTATCGTATTATCCACTATAGGTGATGACCACTATTATCCATAGGAGATTACTTTAATTTTTTGTATACTGCCTTAAACCACCTGCTGCAGGAAATATGCTTGTCTACCTGGTGTCCCGTGGATTACTCATCCCTCCAGGCATCATTACTCTTTCCACTGTGTTAGACCACCAGGGCTGCAGATCCCAGGAATGTTACCATAAATTCATTAACTATGACTAATTTTGCACCTTATAACCCTCTGCGCTCCTGGTTCGGATGGCACGGTTCCCCAAGTGGCCCATAGCATAGCTGCAAAGGCTGAGGGGAACTTTTGGCCATCAGATAGTGTTCTCTTCTGTGTGTTTCACATTGTGCTCTTCTGTCCAGCGCGACTCCGTTCCCGCTTCTATGCAGAAAACAGAAAATCATCATTCTTTAATTTTCAATCTAGTTCAAAAGGCGGACCGTGATGGAAACTCTGTAAAAGGCATCAGAAATCTCCATCTCACATATTGAACCCTGTGGTCCGGCCTTGGTTTCGTATCCCACAGACTGTAAGCTGGGATGGAGCCTGCGTACAAGAACGCAGGATGAAAAGACCCTAAAAGCAAATGATCAATATTCCTAAATTCACGTATCCTGTGTATTACCAAACCTTCTGTGTTTTGTGTAAATGTGAGActgatcatttatttatttttaatttttatttttttcatttctgccAGGTACAAGGCAAATCTCCGCTTGATCCTGATGTAATTTGCGATGACTTACTGACTCCGTGTTCTCCTGGAGATCCTAATGCCATTGAAATGACATGGATGGATGTGCCTGGAAGTAAGTTATTGGAGCCTGTTGTCTGCATGGTAAGTCTTGTTTTAGGGCTTTTTTATATAGTAAACTACATTTAAGTCTTCTCACCAATTTGAAGAAACACCAGTTCATATATTCGTGTACCAGACCTACTAATATGTTATAAGCAGTGAAGCTCCACAGCCACCCAGAGGTTAAAGACCACTTCCATATAATCTGTGGCCTTCATTAACAAATTATAGACCACGGGATGTTGCAGAACTCGGTGCGCAATCATTGTGCTCAGtacttggctgcagcagcctgtcaaCCTTCCATCACAGGGGAGACCCAGAGCTGTAGCGCAGGGAGCTGGGGAAGGTCGGTATACCATCTGTTTTTACACATGGAAACACTATTCAGCTAGAAGTTGCCTAACTCTGACAACGCCGTAACTAACTGCAGTAATTGCTTAtcagtaagggtgcttttagatggaacaattaacGTTCAAACAAGCCAATGATACCTGTGCGCTCTTACcacaagccaatgactgaacgaggAACGAGATTCGCGCACTTCTCGCTCATCCATTTTATGAGGGCATAAAAGCCATTcttggctcattcacttctcattcagtttatatacTGATCATTCAAGTCCACTGTGAACAGACTGGATAAAAGCGGAGGAGCTGGTGGCGACATCACCAGTCCATTCACTCGGGCAAACGAccattgttccatctaaaagaagcctaaggctgggtttacacagggcggaaatctcacagaatgtTCGCAGTGGGACCGCACGGacattctgtgagatttccgctgcGG encodes:
- the VPS4B gene encoding vacuolar protein sorting-associated protein 4B, whose product is MAANGTTLQKAIDLASKASQEDKAGNYEEALRLYQAAVQYFLHVVKYDAQGEKAKQSIRSKCIEYLDRAEQLKAYLKKSEKAPPKPVKEGAPRAAEDKGNESDDGDSEDPEKKKMQSQLQGAIVMEKPNVKWNDVAGLEGAKEALKEAVILPIKFPHLFTGKRTPWRGILLFGPPGTGKSYLAKAVATEANNSTFFSISSSDLVSKWLGESEKLVKNLFQLAREHKPSIIFIDEVDSLCGSRSENESEAARRIKTEFLVQMQGVGVDNEGILVLGATNIPWVLDSAIRRRFEKRIYIPLPEEHARTDMFRLHLGTTPHSLSDADFRELGKRTNGYSGADISIIVRDALMQPVRKVQSATHFKKVQGKSPLDPDVICDDLLTPCSPGDPNAIEMTWMDVPGSKLLEPVVCMPDMLRSLTSTKPTVNDQDLQKLKKFTNDFGQEG